In Hymenobacter sublimis, a single genomic region encodes these proteins:
- a CDS encoding nucleoside-diphosphate kinase, producing the protein MATNRTFTMIKPDATQENHIGGILSMIEEGGFRIVSLKKVLLTPERAGQFYEVHKERPFYGDLVKYMSSGPIVAAILEKDNAVADFRTLIGATNPAQAAEGTIRKKYAKSIEANAVHGSDSDENAQIEGNFFFTADEQF; encoded by the coding sequence ATGGCCACGAACCGCACGTTCACGATGATTAAGCCCGATGCTACCCAGGAAAACCACATTGGTGGCATCCTGAGCATGATTGAGGAAGGCGGCTTCCGCATCGTTAGCCTGAAGAAAGTACTGCTGACTCCCGAGCGCGCCGGCCAGTTTTACGAAGTACATAAGGAGCGTCCTTTCTACGGCGACCTAGTTAAATACATGTCTTCGGGCCCTATTGTAGCGGCTATTCTGGAGAAAGACAATGCCGTAGCTGACTTCCGTACCCTGATTGGTGCTACTAACCCTGCCCAGGCTGCCGAAGGTACCATCCGGAAAAAGTACGCCAAAAGCATTGAAGCCAACGCTGTGCACGGCTCGGATTCCGACGAAAACGCCCAGATCGAAGGCAACTTCTTCTTCACTGCTGACGAGCAATTCTAA
- a CDS encoding AAA family ATPase, whose translation MVSGLESMFDTAFYFQPVRYFYQRYGKLPRRLNFQLSGKADRQTLLTELGTLYNLEASLVAHTQSYEKAGEGPEVLTTALLLAPELLLLFGDRSGYGDRGAFVFYSPDTDRQELERVTKVLTSLLDAGEQERHRIHVLRLAFNDLEFTPLSIKIPELDLATHYNDDLLQAHETIVQRLRQPQDKGIVILHGQPGTGKTSYIRHLCGLTDKPKLFIPPNLAPRIADPEFINLLHDNTNSVLLIEDAEELLLKRDGGRGSSAVSNLLNLSDGLLADCFHIQIVCTFNTDLARIDNALLRKGRLIAAYHFQPLVQEKAQALAASLGQMEPVTTPLALADIYNRDAPIFETTVNGNRIGFSR comes from the coding sequence ATGGTATCAGGTCTGGAGTCAATGTTTGACACAGCCTTCTACTTTCAGCCCGTTCGTTATTTCTACCAGCGCTACGGCAAGCTGCCGCGCCGCCTGAACTTTCAGCTTTCCGGAAAGGCTGACCGCCAAACCCTGCTCACGGAGCTAGGTACTCTCTATAACTTAGAAGCTTCCCTAGTAGCCCACACCCAGTCGTATGAGAAGGCAGGCGAAGGGCCGGAGGTATTAACGACGGCCCTGCTGCTGGCGCCGGAGCTACTGCTGCTTTTCGGCGACCGGAGCGGCTACGGCGACCGGGGCGCCTTCGTGTTTTATTCTCCTGACACCGACCGGCAGGAGTTGGAGCGCGTAACCAAGGTGCTTACCAGCTTGCTTGATGCGGGCGAGCAGGAGCGCCACCGCATTCATGTGTTGCGCCTAGCATTCAACGACCTGGAGTTTACGCCCCTGAGCATAAAGATTCCGGAGCTGGACTTGGCCACGCACTACAACGATGACCTACTGCAGGCCCACGAAACCATTGTGCAGCGCCTGCGCCAGCCCCAGGACAAAGGCATCGTGATTCTGCATGGGCAACCGGGTACGGGCAAAACCAGCTACATCCGCCACCTGTGCGGCCTCACCGACAAGCCCAAGCTGTTCATTCCGCCTAACCTGGCTCCGCGCATCGCCGATCCAGAATTCATCAATCTGCTACACGACAATACCAACTCCGTGCTCCTCATTGAGGATGCGGAAGAACTCCTGCTCAAGCGCGACGGGGGCCGCGGTAGTAGCGCCGTCAGCAACTTGCTTAACCTCTCGGATGGCTTATTGGCCGACTGCTTCCACATTCAGATTGTGTGCACGTTTAACACCGATCTGGCCCGGATTGACAATGCTTTGCTGCGCAAGGGCCGCCTGATAGCCGCGTATCACTTCCAGCCGCTAGTGCAAGAAAAGGCCCAGGCCTTAGCGGCCTCCCTAGGGCAAATGGAGCCCGTTACTACCCCCCTAGCCTTAGCCGACATTTACAACCGTGACGCTCCCATCTTCGAGACGACTGTAAATGGGAACCGTATTGGTTTCAGCCGCTAG
- a CDS encoding nucleoside permease: MSTKLRLIILSFLQFFIWGSWLITIGAYWFQTKQWSGAQFGAIFSTMGIASIFMPSIMGIIADKYVNAEKLYGILHILGGAVLCTVPLVTDPGTFFWVILLNMVFYMPTLSLSIAVSYSVLKREGLDVVKDYPPIRVWGTVGFIAAMWTVSGLGFEKSANQFYVAAAAAFALGLYSFTLPACPPPSKGTPSRSLVDALGLKSFALLRDTKMLTFFLFALLLGAALQLTNAYGDTFLHDFDKVPAYQDTFAVKYPAVIMSISQISETLFILAIPFFLRRFGIKQVMLFSMIAWVLRFGLLAYGTPDHPGIWLIILSCIVYGMAFDFFNISGSLFVETQTASSIRASAQGLFMMMTNGFGAVLGSSVSGIVIEKYFTNPVDQTKDWHSIWLTFAAYALVIAVLFVILFKHKHSSQEVEATHAEPLLAVE, encoded by the coding sequence ATGAGTACCAAGCTGCGTCTCATTATCCTGAGCTTTCTACAGTTTTTCATCTGGGGTTCCTGGCTGATAACCATCGGGGCGTACTGGTTCCAAACCAAGCAGTGGTCGGGGGCTCAGTTTGGGGCCATCTTCTCCACCATGGGCATTGCCTCCATCTTCATGCCTTCTATCATGGGGATTATTGCCGACAAGTACGTAAATGCCGAGAAGCTGTACGGTATTTTGCATATTCTGGGCGGGGCAGTCCTGTGCACAGTACCTCTGGTAACGGATCCGGGCACCTTTTTCTGGGTGATTTTGCTGAACATGGTTTTCTACATGCCCACGCTGTCCTTATCTATTGCCGTATCCTATTCGGTGCTCAAGCGCGAGGGCCTGGATGTGGTGAAGGACTACCCTCCCATCCGGGTATGGGGCACTGTCGGCTTCATTGCGGCCATGTGGACGGTGAGCGGCTTAGGCTTCGAAAAGTCAGCTAACCAGTTTTACGTAGCAGCGGCCGCAGCTTTTGCCCTGGGCCTGTACTCGTTTACGTTGCCCGCCTGCCCGCCGCCTTCTAAGGGTACTCCGAGCCGTTCTTTGGTTGATGCGTTGGGGTTGAAGTCGTTTGCTTTGCTGCGCGATACGAAGATGCTCACGTTCTTTTTGTTCGCGTTGCTGCTAGGCGCCGCCCTGCAGCTCACCAACGCTTACGGCGACACGTTCCTGCATGATTTTGACAAGGTGCCGGCCTACCAGGACACATTTGCCGTGAAGTACCCGGCCGTAATCATGTCCATCTCCCAGATTTCGGAAACGCTGTTCATCCTGGCCATTCCGTTCTTTCTGCGTCGTTTCGGTATTAAACAAGTAATGCTGTTCAGCATGATTGCTTGGGTGTTACGCTTCGGCCTGCTGGCTTATGGCACGCCCGACCACCCCGGCATCTGGCTAATTATCCTCTCGTGCATCGTGTACGGCATGGCCTTCGACTTCTTTAATATCTCCGGTTCACTATTTGTAGAAACCCAGACGGCTTCCTCCATTCGGGCCAGCGCCCAGGGTCTGTTCATGATGATGACCAACGGCTTCGGGGCGGTGCTAGGCTCCTCTGTCAGCGGCATCGTCATTGAGAAGTACTTCACCAACCCCGTTGACCAAACCAAGGACTGGCATAGCATCTGGCTAACCTTTGCGGCCTACGCGCTGGTTATTGCCGTGCTATTTGTCATCCTGTTCAAGCACAAACACAGCTCGCAGGAAGTTGAGGCTACCCACGCCGAGCCCTTACTCGCGGTAGAGTAA
- a CDS encoding superoxide dismutase produces the protein MAFELPQLPYAYDALEPQIDAQTMEIHHTKHHQAYVTNLNNAIAGTELEGKSLEELMHNIAAAPAAVRNNGGGHWNHSLFWTILGPNGGGEPTGPIGEAITKAFGSYEKFKEEFTKAATTRFGSGWAWLCKQADGSVQICSTPNQDNPLMPDSGCKGTPVLGLDVWEHAYYLKYQNRRPDYIAAFYNAINWDEVNRRFSEVA, from the coding sequence ATGGCCTTCGAACTGCCCCAACTGCCTTACGCCTACGATGCCCTGGAGCCGCAAATTGATGCGCAAACCATGGAAATTCACCATACCAAGCACCACCAAGCCTACGTCACCAACCTCAACAATGCCATTGCTGGCACCGAGTTGGAAGGCAAAAGCCTGGAAGAGCTGATGCATAACATTGCCGCCGCACCGGCCGCTGTGCGCAACAACGGTGGGGGTCACTGGAACCACTCCTTGTTCTGGACCATCCTGGGTCCCAACGGTGGCGGCGAGCCTACTGGCCCCATTGGCGAAGCTATTACCAAGGCGTTCGGCAGCTACGAGAAGTTCAAGGAAGAATTCACGAAGGCTGCTACTACCCGTTTCGGCTCCGGCTGGGCCTGGCTCTGCAAGCAGGCCGATGGCTCGGTGCAAATCTGCTCCACTCCCAACCAGGACAACCCCCTGATGCCCGATTCCGGCTGCAAAGGCACTCCGGTACTGGGCCTGGATGTGTGGGAGCACGCCTACTACCTCAAGTACCAGAACCGCCGCCCCGACTACATTGCGGCCTTCTACAACGCCATCAACTGGGACGAAGTAAACCGCCGCTTCTCGGAGGTAGCGTAA
- a CDS encoding nucleoside deaminase encodes MTLALYSDEQYMREALKQARYAFEEEEIPIGAVVVLDKRIIARAYNQTEKLQDVTAHAEMLALTAAANHLGNKYLTDCTLYVTVEPCVMCAGATAWSQVRRVVYGASEPKFGFRRHGNLLHPRAELVSGILSNESEELMREFFAQKRK; translated from the coding sequence ATGACCCTGGCCCTTTATTCCGACGAGCAGTACATGCGGGAGGCGCTCAAGCAGGCGCGCTACGCTTTCGAAGAAGAGGAAATTCCGATTGGGGCGGTAGTCGTGCTGGATAAGCGCATTATTGCCCGGGCCTACAACCAAACCGAGAAGCTCCAGGATGTAACGGCCCACGCCGAAATGCTGGCCCTGACGGCAGCGGCCAACCACTTGGGCAACAAATACCTCACCGACTGCACCCTGTACGTAACCGTGGAGCCCTGCGTGATGTGCGCCGGTGCCACGGCCTGGTCGCAGGTGCGGCGGGTAGTGTATGGGGCCTCGGAGCCGAAGTTTGGGTTTCGGCGCCACGGCAACCTGCTGCACCCCCGGGCTGAGCTAGTGAGCGGCATCCTGAGCAACGAGAGCGAAGAGTTGATGCGGGAGTTCTTCGCGCAAAAGCGGAAATAG